The Pseudomonas hefeiensis genomic sequence TCGGGCACCGGTTTGTCTTCGGCCAGACGCACCTTGATCGGCGCGCCATCGAGGTTGAGGGTGAGGATCTTGTAGGTGCCCAGGTCTTCGACGTGGACGACATCGGCCCGCATCGCGTCGTCGTAAGGCCCGTCCCAGACATGGACGAACTCAGGACGAATACCGACCTTCAGGCTTTTGCCTTCGGCCTGGGCAATACCGCGTTGCAACGTTTCGGACAACGGCAAGTGGGTGGAAGCGAAACCGACGCCGCCGGTTTGTGCCGTGACCTCGATCAGGTTCATCCCCGGGCTGCCGATGAAATAGCCGACAAAGGTGTGGCTCGGACGCTCGAACAACTCCCGGGGCGTACCGAACTGCACAATCTGACCGCCATACATCACCGCGATCTTGTCGGCGAAGGTGGAAGCTTCCAACTGGTCGTGAGTGACGTAGACCATGGTGATGTTGAACTGCTCGTGGATCTGCTTGAGCTTGCGCCGCAGTTTCCATTTCAGGTGCGGGTCGATCACCGTCAGCGGCTCGTCGAAGAGGATCGCCGACACATCGTCGCGCACCAGCCCGCGACCCATGGAGACTTTCTGTTTTTCGTCGGCGGTGAGGTTGCGGGCCTTTTTGTCCAGCAGGATCTGCAGGTCCAGGACCTCGGCGATTTCCTGCACCTTGGTGTGGATTTTCGCCTCGGCCATGCCCTGGTTACGCAGCGGGAAGGCCAGGTTGTCGAACACTGTCATGGTGTCGTACACCACCGGGAACTGGAACACCTGGGCAATGTTGCGACGCTCCGGGGTCAGGTCGTTGACGACTTTACTGTCGAACATCACCTGGCCTTCGGAGGGGCTCAGCAGTCCGGAAATGATATTGAGCAAGGTGGATTTTCCACAACCCGATGGCCCGAGCAACGCATAGGCGCCGCCCTGTTCCCAGATGTGGTTCATCTCGCGGATCGCGTAATCCTCAGGGCCCGCCGGGGTGCTGGTGTAGCTGTGGGCGAGGTTCTGCAAACGAATTTCAGCCATCAGGCAACCCTCGCAATACGCTGGCCCGGGGCTTGGACCAGCTTGCCCTGGGCATCGAAGACAAACAGTTTGTGGGTCGGAATGTAGATGCGGATCGGCTCATCCACGTCGTATTCATGGACGCCGGACAAGTGCAGCACCAGCAGGAAATGCTCGTTGCGCACGTGCAGGAATGTCTCCGAACCGCTGATCTCGGCCACCTCGACGGTCACCGCCAGTTCCAGGTCGTCGTCGTTACTCGGCACCAGGGAAATATGGCTGGGTCGCACACCGAAGCGGAACTCACCCTCGCCCACCGGCCGCAGGTCGACGTTCAGCGGAAAGTGCACGAAATTGGCAAAACTCACTTCATTGCCGGCGATACGGCCCGGCATGAGATTGATCGGCGGCTCGGAGAACAGCTCAGCGGCCAGTACGGTTTGCGGCTGGTGATACACCGAGGCCGACTTGCCGCTCTGGATCACCCGGCCCTCATGCAGAATCGTCGTGGTGCCGCCCAAAGCCAAGGCCTCGTTGGGTTCGGTGGTGGCGTAGACGGCGATGGTGTGGCGGGCCTGGAACAGTTCGCGCATTTCCTGGCGAAGTTCTTCACGCAGCTTGTAGTCCAGGTTCACCAGGGGCTCGTCGAACAGGATCAGTTCGGCGTCCTTGACCAGCGCCCGGGCCATGGCGGTGCGCTGCTGTTGGCCACCTGACAACTCCAGCGGGTAACGCTGCAGGAACTTCTCAATGCGCAGCATCTTCGCGGTTTCCAGCACCTTGCTCTGGATCACCTCGTTGGACACACCGGCCTGGCGCAACGGCGAGGCGATGTTTTCGAACACGGTCATGGTCGGGTAGTTGATGAACTGCTGATAAACCATCGACACATTACGCAGCCGCACCGGGCGCTGGGTGACGTCAACGCCGTTCATCAGGATGCGACCGCTGTCGGGCTTGTCCAGACCGGCCATCAGGCGCATGAGGCTGGTCTTGCCGGACAGCGTGCGGCCCAGCAGAACGTTGAAGGATCCGGGTTCGAAACTCAGGTTGGCATCGTCGATCCAGGTCTGGCCTTCGACGGTGCGACAGATGTGCTCAAGCGTTAATGACATGGCTCGGCCTTTTTATTATTTGGAGTCAAGCGACCCGAGTCTAAAAGCGAAAGCCGTGCCAGGAATCACAAACCCATGATCCTATTGATTTTTTCTCTTACTCTTCAGAAAAGCACGTTCGTTGATGAACGAAAATGAACAAATCTGACTGAACAACTGAACAGATCACAGGTTGACAATGAACAATTTTGAACAACACTGAATAAACGCTTTCGGCTAGCCTGACCGAAATCCTGTGGGAGCGGGCTTGCTCGCGAAGGCGGTGTGTCAGCCAGCAGAAATATCGACTGTCACGACGCTTTCGCGAGCAAGCCCGCTCCCACAGGTTTCTGTGTAGGAAGTGGCATTCAGGCATGCCCCAGCACAAGGAGTATGTGCGAGACTTATCACAACAATAAAAACAACATCTGCGAGAGTGCCCCATGGCCGCACCTGCTCCAGCCTTGTCCCACGATGCCATCATCCAGGCGTCCTGGTCCCGCTGCCGCGCCTTTGGCCTGAATCACCAGAGTGTGCCTGCCTTCGATCAATTGCCCGCCGAAGGCATTGCCCGGTTGCTGGAAAGCCAGCATTCGCTGGTGCAGACCACCCACCAGGAAGTCCTGCCGTATTACGAGAACATCCTGAGCAACTCCAATTGCCTGATCATGCTGGCCGACAACCAGGGCCAAGTGCTGACCTCGTGGGGCACCCAACGCTTCATCGAACCGAAACTGGCCCATGGCTTCAGCGCCGGGGCGAGCTGGATGGAGCGCAGCAGCGGCACCAACGCCATCGGCACCGCCCTGGCCTGTGAACAGGCGGTACACATTGAACACGATGAACACTTCCTCAAGGCCAACCGTTTCATGACCGGCTCCGCCGCGCCGATCTTCGACGCCGAGCGCAAGGTCATTGCCGTGCTGGACGTTTCCAGCGACAGCTACCTGCCGCCGTCCCACACCCTGGGCATGGTCAAGATGATGAGCCAGACCGTGGAAAACCGGCTGATCCTCAACCTGTTTCGCGGTGAACATTTCCAGCTGACCTTCAACACCGGATTAAACAACCTCGACAGCCAGTGGGCCGGACTGCTGATTTTCGATGAAACCGGCCAGGTGCTTTCCGCCAACCGCCGCGCCGACAATCTGCTGGGCCTGCGCCTGTCGCGGGTGAGCATCGAAAGCCTGTTCAAGGTTTCGCTGTTGGAGCTGCAGAACCAGCCCGACGGCCTGCCGTTCGCCCTGCAAGCGTCGGGGAGCAATCGTTTCCAGTGCTTGCTCAAACGCCCGCAACAGGTGACGGTCAAGGCCCGGGTCTTCAGCGAGCCAGCGCCCTCGTCCGCCCCCGCCGCAAACGTGATCAGCCTCAATACCCTGCACTTCGGTGACAGCCGCGTGGAAAAAGCCGTACGCCAGGCCGAGCGCTTGCTGGAGAAGGACATTCCACTGCTGATCCACGGCGAAACCGGGGTCGGCAAGGAAGTGTTCGTCAAAGCCCTTCACCAGGCCAGCTCCCGCAGCAAGCAGCCGTTCATTGCGGTCAACTGCGCGGCAATCCCCGCCGAGCTGGTGGAATCGGAACTGTTCGGTTACGAAAAAGGCGCCTTCACCGGCGCCAATCAAAAAGGCAGCATCGGCCTGATCCGCAAGGCCGACCGCGGCACCCTGTTCCTCGATGAGATCGGTGACATGCCCCTCCCGACTCAGGCCCGATTGCTGCGGGTATTGCAGGAGCGTTGCGTGCAACCGGTGGGCAGCGCCGAGCTATTCCCGGTGGACATTCGCATCATCTCCGCCACCAACCGCTCGTTGCGCGAACAGGTGCAGCTGGGCCGGTTCCGTGAAGACCTGTACTACCGCATCGGCGGCCTGACCCTGGAGCTGCCGCCCCTACGCGAACGCAATGACAAACAGGCCCTGTTCAAACGTCTTTGGGAACACCACCGCGAACCCACACAATGGGCCGGCCTGAGCCGCGAAGTGCTGGATCTGTTCGAACGCCATCCGTGGCCAGGCAACCTGCGCCAGGTCAGCAGCGTGCTGCAAGTCGCCCTGGCAATGGCCGAAGAGCAGCCGATCCGCGCGGAACATCTGCCGGACGACTTCTTTATTGATCTTGAGATGGAACCGGTGGAAACACCGGAGCCGCTGACGGTCGACCTGAACGATGTCGAGAATCTGAACCGCCAGTTGCAGGCGGTAGGCGGGAACATTTCGCACCTGGCGCGGCGGCTGGGGGTCAGCCGCAACACCTTGTACAAACGTCTGCGGCAACTTGAAAACTGATGCAAAACCTGTGGGAGCAACTGTCTTGGATGGTTTATTTAGCCATCCAATCTGTGGGAGCAAAGCTTGCTCGCGAGGCGGCCTTGCGGCCGGCCTGGCTCTCCCGGTCGTACTCCGATCCAGTTGTGGGAGCGAGCCCGCTCCCACAGGCGTTTCGCTTAACTGACTGGCATCACTGCGAATGAGGCTGCTATTTATTCCATTGACGCTTTAGTCAAACGCACCGTTGAGCACTTCATAAATGATGCCGGTGGCAATCGCCACCAGAATCAGGTCCGTACCCACCTGCTGCCATTCATAACCGTCATAGTGCGGCAAGCGCCCCAGCAAACGCCCGTCCAGCTTCTTGGCGATGCCCGGTGGCAGCGGTTTGCCTCGGGCGAGGTTTTTCTGGATACCCGGTGGCAGTGGCGGACCGGGGCTCCAATAATCACGGTGGCCGCTGATCAGACCAAGAACGCCGCCACGGTCGATGCTGGGGCCGTTGTGCCAATCGCCGCCACCACCGGATGGGTTGCCCTTGCCGCCCTGGTTGCCTTTGCCGCCCTGATTGTTTCCTGGGTTGCCTTGACCGCCCTTGTTGCCCTGCCCGCCTTTGCTCCCTTGCCCCTGACCTTGATCGAACTTGGCGTTCCCCTTGTCGTTACCCGGGTTTGCCACTACAGCGGTAGCACCCGCCACGAGGGCGAAGCAGGTAACCGCAACAATCAACGAGCGCGATTTGAACATAGTAGTTCTCACTCAAAATGGAACATCCCTGCGAATATAGAGGCTAGCGGTGATATTAGTTCCATATCATGCTGCGTGCCGACAGCGAGGCCCAATACCGTACAACAACGCTTTCAAGGAGCTCCATGCGCAAGGATTACCTGGCCTTTTTCATTTCAATGTTCCTCTCACGGCTGGCCGACCAGATATTACTGTTCATCGTCCCGTTGATTGTTTTCCAAACCACCCACAGTGTCTCCTGGGCGGGCCTGGCTTTCTTCGTCGAATCCCTGCCGCGCTTTCTGTCGTTCCCGATCTGCGGCGCGCTGTGCGACAAGTTTTCGCCCATTAGAATCCTGCACATCAGCCAGGTTTATCGCGCCGTGATATGCATTGCCGCCGTGGTGCTCTTCATGATTTTCGGCGGCATCTATTGGATCGTCGCCCTCTCGGCGGTCTGCGGCGTACTGACCACCCAAGGCATCATGGCGCGTGAAGTGGTGATGCCTTACATCTTCAAGCACTACACCTACACCAAGACCTTGTCGTACTCGCAGATCGCCGACCAGACCGGGCTGGTGCTGGGCCCGTTGATCGCCGCGCTGATGCTGGAGGTCTGGGCCTGGCACTGGGTGGTGCTGGCAATTGCCGGGCTATTCCTGCTGGCGGACCTGGCCATGCTGTTCTGGCAGCGCGCCAGTGCGGTGACGCTTGAGACCTTCGAACAACATCACGACGTCTGGCTGAACCCGCTGCGCATTGCCTTCGGTCACATCCGCAACCTGGCCGAGCTGAAAAAAATCATTGGCCTGGCCGTGGGTGTCAACCTGATCATCGGCGTCACCCTCGCCACCTCGGCGGCCATGGTGATTGGCGAGTACAGCGCCGGTAAGGACTACTACGCCTGGTTGCAGGCGGCCGGCGCCGTAACCACCATCCTCATTTTGTTCTTCCTGGCGCGGGTGACCTTGCCCTTGAGGGTCCTGGGCAGCCTGTCCTACACGCTGATCGCCGCCGGCGCCTTCATCACCGCGTTCAGCCCGACGCTGTGGGGCTACCTCGTCGGATTTTTGCTGATCGTCGGCTTCGACAAGATGTTCAACGTCTACATGCGCAGCATTCGCCAGCAGGTCATTCCAGCCAAGGATTTTGGCAAGACCGTGGGTGTCATTACCCTGCTCAATAACCTGTCACAACCCTTCGCGGGGCTGCTGATAGCGCTGCTGGCAGCGCCTGTCGGAACGCAGCAGGTGATCCTGCTGCTGGCGCTTGCCACCAGTCTGATCGGCATCACCGTGGTCGTGGTCTTTAGCAAGACGGCAGGCCTGCCGGAAGGCTATGGCGCCGATACAGACGGTTGAGAAGTCGTCCGCGTCTTTAAATATTCATCTGTGGGCGGTTAGAGTTTCCTGGTGCGCACCATTCGTCGCTAATGGAAGGTGACGCGTATTTCGCCGCCACGTCTGGCTCAGGGTTTGCACCGACTTGTCATGGCAGCCTCGGGGCGACGTAACCCTGACGCGGCGGCCGTCTAATCACTGCTTGGTCAGTCACCGGAGATGTACCGTGTCAACTCTCAACGAAATCGCAGCGAACCACGCGAGAATGGCAAAGGCAAAGGAAGAAGAGTCGATACGGCTGCGCGCACTTCACGGTCAGATAGTCGGTGGTTTTGACATTGCGCCGGTCGAGGCGAAACAGAAGATGCCACTGCACTTCATGGCGGGCGTTCAGGACCACTCGTTTGGGGAGGCATTGGCCCTGAACTTCTGACCTGTGTTGATTGAAATTCATCGCCCGCTTGTGAGCGGGCGGTATGGCTTCAGAACTGCCTGACTAACGCGGCTGCAAGTATCCCGGCCGCAATCGCCGGCAGAGGTTTCTTCACTATCACCATGATGATTGCGGTGGTCAGCAAAGCCAGGCGTGCGCCGTTGTCACCCTCGATCGCCAACGGGGCAAGCACCGCCACTAATACCGAGCCGGACATCGCCGTAATGAATTGCTGGACCCGATAGTTGATCGGCACGAACGACATCACGAAAACACCGCCCCAGCGGGTCGCCAACGTCACGATGGCCATGATCAGGATGATGATCAGGGTGCCATGGTCCGCCGTGTCGATATTCATTGTTTTTTCTCCATCCACAACGCGCCCAGGATCCCCCCCGCCAAAGCCCCCACCACGACATGACTGTTAGCCGGCAGATACCAGTAGGCCAACAGCGATGAACAGGCCGCCACCGTCCAGATGATGAGCATGCGCAGGTTCTTCTTGCCGCCCACGACCATCGCCAACAAGAAACAGCCCATCACCATGTCGAGCCCGAAACTGACGGGGTCTTCAATGGCGCTGCCAAAGTGCAGCCCCAGCCAACTGCCCAGGATCCAGGCGACCCAGAGCGCGATGCCACCGCCGAATAAAAGCCCCAGTCCCGGCTTTCCACGACTGAACGCTTGCATCGCCATGGCCCAGTTGGCGTCCGAGACCACCAGCATCACACCATAACGCTTGGCAACCGGCAGCTCCCGTAGCCACGGGTAGAGCGTGGCGCCCATCAACAGGTGTCGGGCGTTGATGGCAAAGACGGTGATCATCAACGGAACAACCGGGACCTGTTGGCCCCATAGATCCAGCGCGGCAAATTGAGAAGCGCCGGCGAATACCAGCGTGCTCATGAGCACGGCTGAAACATCACTCAGCCCTGACTGCGCTGCAGCCAGGCCAAAGGCGACGCCAAATACAACGACGAACAGAGAAATGGGGAGTAGCTGTTTGAAGCCGTCGTAGATGTGATTGAGCTTTAGTTCATGCAGGCGGGATTCTACGTTCGACAAGGGATGGCCTCTTTTAAATATTTGCTGCGTCACTTGAACAACCAAGGGCCGCAAGACAGGAGCCGTGTCAGCAAAGAAGTCATGAGAAAGCCCTACGATTTAATGTAGGGCTTACTTTAGCCATTCTCGTCAGTTACCACTGCGAACGCACTGAACTGCTGGCTTACTCAGCCGCCGACCGGCTGTTACGCCAGAACAGATACGCCAGCCCCACCGGCGCTACGAAAATCGCCAACGACCAGCACATCGCCATGGTGAAAGCCTTCACCATCAGCATGAACAGTGCGTTCACGAAGAACACATTGTTGCCCATGATGTAACCAACGACACTTTCGTAGACAAACCGAGAATACGGGTAGAGCAATGTGTTGATGACCGCTAACACAATCAACCCAGGCTTCGCGCCGATTCCTCCAGGACCATTGGCCGCCAGAGAGATGATCATCACAGCGAACACCAGCCCAAAAAGGAAGTGGCGGATGTAGTAGCTGGTAGTAAGACCCCCAAAGGTCTTGGCGAAAAATGAGTGCATAGAAGATCCCTCTTGAACGCTGATTTAAACGAGGCGCCACCATACCAGCATCATTTTTTCGCGCAAGATCAAGCGGGTCGACGGATTGATGTCTCAGCAAGCGGTGGACAATCGGACCAAGTCGTTTTTTAGAAACTGAGACCTACAAAAAACGGGCGATTCACACGTCGCCCGCTTTTGACATAAATCAGCAAGGACAAAAGCTAAGCGTCGGGATGCTCACTGGCCACTGAGTCGGCGGCATCTACATCTGACATATCCTCTTCGAGAGGGGCCTCATCGTCCGAGGGCAGCTCAAGCTCCGTGCCGTCTTTCTTGGGATCGTGGCCTGCTTCGTTATCCGTGCCGCGCGTAACGTCCTGCTGGGATTTGTTCCCAGGAGCATTCTCGTCGATTTCCATACTGGCTCTCCGTTCTGACACGAGGGATCTCCTCGCTTAAACATGAGAGATGCCGGGGAACTGTAAGTGCCGGGCAATGGATGAACGGCAGGTACAGGGTTGAGCCTAGTATTGCTGTGTCGCGAACCGAAATACAGCAGGCACGGTTGCCAGAATTAGAGTAATGGACATGCCCATATTGAATATTAACGCGAGGTTCGGACGCGTTAATACTCGCCGTAGTGCAACGCCTGCTATTGCCCATACGCCAACACAAGGAATTGTCACGGTGGTTAACAGAGCGGCCGCTATCGTTAAATTCAGGAGATGGTTCTCGACTGGAATATAGGTGGCGGCCGCGCTAATTGAAAGAGTCCATGCCTTAGGGTTTATCCACTGAAACGCGGCCCCTCCGATAAGCCCCATTGGCGGTCGAGTCTCCTGATGCAGCTCCAGCGGGCCACTGGTTGCAATCTTCCATGCGAGCCAAAGAATATAGCCTGTTCCGAGGATTGCCAGTGCTATATGAAAACCTGGAACCGCGTCGAAAAGAACTCCCAGGCCCAGCCCCAATACTGCGAATTGCAAGCCGACTCCCAAGGCAATCCCACTGACAAGGGGAATTGAACGTAAAACTCCTGAGCGCGCGCCACACACGAGCACCATGGCATTGTTCGGGCCCGGGGTGCCCGTCATAACAACAGCGAATATCAAAAACGGTAGTAGGACTGCAAGATCCGTCATGAATACACTTCTAATTGAGTGGTTGATGAGCGGTCTATTTTATCGCGCGCAACTCGTATTTTGGTTGCATAATGGCGGCCATATCCAGCAACGGCACAACAAATGACCGGTTTTGACAGAATAGATCGAAGAATATTGCAGGAGCTTGCAACTGACGCCCGTCAGACGAATGTGAAGCTGGCCGAGCGAGTCGGCCTTTCGGCGTCCGCATGCCTAAGGCGGGTGCAAGAGCTTGAGCGATCCGGGGTCATTACTGGATATCGCGCGGTGATTGATCGATCCCGCCTGGGAGCGGGCTTTGTGGTTTACGTAGCCGTTGGACTTTCGAACCACACGAAAGATTGCCTGGAGGCTTTCGAGCGCGCAGTCAGCCGATGTCCAGACGTCGTGGAGTTCCACACGATAACTGGGGCAATTGAGTATCTACTGCGGGTTGAAGTTGAGGATATAAGGTCCTATAAAACTTTCCACACCGACGTCCTCGGTACCTTGCCGCACGTTTCTTCGATCACCAGCTACATCGTTATGGACTCGCCAAAAAATGAGCGTCCTTGAACAGTAGATTGCAGGCTGGTCTGGCGTGCTGTTGGGGTTTCTAAAGGTAATGATCTGCGATCACCAGTATCCTTTTTCCTGCTTCCATTGCTCCCTGCTGAAAATAGATTGGAAGATGTAAACCTCATCAGGACGGGACAAGCGTATCCGGATTGCAGCTCATGCAACTGATTCAGGGTCCGTTGGATACAGGACCCTGAGCGGACTGTGCTGAAAGCGGAACATCAAACACTCGATCAAACCCCCATTGAAAAACCAGCGAGTAAAAAAAGAAAAACACAAACAGGCCCAGGTTAGTCATCAGTGCCATCCACAGGCTGATGCCTAGCCACGCCCCAATCACCGGGGTAAGGATCAGCGTCAAACCACCTTCAAAACCCAGGGAATGGAACAGTCGTCGAATCCAATTGCGATGACGGCTGCGCTGGTGACGCTCCCACCACTCGAACAAGCCATTGAAAAGCATGTTCCAGGCCAGCGCGACAGCAGAAATCACCAGCGACAGCAGGGTTGAATAGCCCATGCCCTGGTCGTAGGTCAGCGCCAACGCCGGTGCCACGAACAGCACGCCGCCGGTTTCGTAGAGAACGGCCTGGAGGATTCTGCGGTTCGTACCTTGCATCGGCGGGCTCCTGAATGGGGTTGGATGACCACAGCCTGGCAAGTTGAGCGCACGCGCACAATTGAGCTAAATTGAGCCACGCTCAACCTGAGTAACCTACCCGCCTATGTTCGCCAAACTGCCCCTCACCGCCTTGCGCGGCTTCGAGTCCGCCGCACGGCTGGGCAGCTTCAAGGCGGCGGCCCAGGAACTGAATGTCAGCCCGGCAGCGATCTCCCATCAGGTCAAAAGCCTTGAAGCCTTCCTTGGTGTGCGACTGTTCGAACGCACCAGCCAAAGCGTGCGCCTGAGCGCCGATGGCGAACGCCTTCAGCCGTTCATGCACCGTGCCCTGCTTGATATCCAACATGGCCTGCAGGTTCTGTCGCCGCCTTGTGCTGCACAGTCCTTGGTGGTGAGCACGACGCCGGCATTCGCCAGCCTGTGGCTGATACCGCGGCTTGGGGATTTTCATCGGTTGCACCCGGAGATCGACGTCAGGCTGCACAGCAGCAACGAAGTGGTGGACCTGCGGCGTGATGCAAGCATCGACCTGGCCATCCGCGCCCTGTTCACGCCTGACCCACAACTGTTCGAGCAGCCTTTGCTGGACGAGTATTTTGGCGTCTATTGCCGCCCCGGCTGGCAGCCGCCCGCTACGGGCTCGCCCGTCGAACTGATCGACGTGCCGTGGCTGAGTAGCGCAAAGGCGGAGGTCGACTGGCCTGCGTGGTGCGCCAAGGCCGAGGCCCTGGGCTGGCTGGAGAACGCGCGTTTTCGGCGTTATGACGAGGAACAGCATGCACTGCAGGCGGCGATCGCCGGGCATGGGCTGGCGCTCGCCAGCAATGTGCTGGTTGCTGAGGCTGTTGCGCGTGGGGAGCTGGTTGATTACCGCCCTGAAGTTCACCTGGCGGGGGCGCGGTATACCGTAGTGTGTGTGCCGGGGCGGGAGCGGCAGGTGGCGGTGCGGGGGTTTAGTGAGTGGTTGCTGGGTCAGAGTAACGGCTGAATGGTGAATGACCGTGGAATTCGCACCCAGGACAGAAAGCCAAGAAATATCAAGTAGAAGAAGCTCGTGAATTTCTCCAGCGAGCAGGAGTTTAACTATGAACAGCATGACCTATAAGGGCTATACAGCCCGAGTTGAGTTTGATGAGCGTGACGACATCTTCGTCGGTCGAGTTCTGGGAGTACGTGACATCATCAGCTTTCACGCCGAGTCAGTAACAGAACTGCGCACCGAATTTGCTAGTGCTATCGAGGATTATTTGGCGGACTGTGTCGAACAAGGAGTCAGCCCTGAGAAGCCAGCCTCTGGAAAGGTGATGCTGCGCATTCGTCCTGAAGTGCATGCTGCCGCTACCATTGCAGCCCAAGCTGCCGGCAAGAGCCTGAACCAATGGGCCGACGAGGTGTTTGAGCGCGCTGCACACGCCTAATGACAAATCAAGCCCAGCGCATGGCTGGGCTTTGAGCATCTATTCAGTCAACGGATGGAAAACTGGAGACAGGCCCCTCCGCCTCATATCGTGGTCTGTCCCCGCCTTCACAATGCGCTGGTTCCGAGGTTGGCGTAGGAGTTTTCGTCGATGTCGCTGGCGCGCCGACATTACTCACTGGACAGGAATCGGTCGATGATCATCGAGACCGCTTGCACCGGAGATGCCAAGGCCGTGTCTATGCAAAACGGAGCTTCGTCCCATGGCTCATATTCATGATCCAGTACCGATTGCCAGGTTGGTGGAGTCAGCCCTGGAACATCAACCCTCCTTGTTTCGACCCGGCGCCGATGTTCATCTTGATCGGAACAGACCACTTGGATATCTGCTAATCGGACACCCGCTTGTGAGGCGATTTCGCTCCACGCGATTCGGCTTTCGAGGACGGGATTGACACAATCAACGATGACTGCGTGGCCCAAACGAAGATTACTCAGGGCAAGCTCA encodes the following:
- a CDS encoding LysE family translocator, yielding MTDLAVLLPFLIFAVVMTGTPGPNNAMVLVCGARSGVLRSIPLVSGIALGVGLQFAVLGLGLGVLFDAVPGFHIALAILGTGYILWLAWKIATSGPLELHQETRPPMGLIGGAAFQWINPKAWTLSISAAATYIPVENHLLNLTIAAALLTTVTIPCVGVWAIAGVALRRVLTRPNLALIFNMGMSITLILATVPAVFRFATQQY
- a CDS encoding ABC transporter ATP-binding protein produces the protein MAEIRLQNLAHSYTSTPAGPEDYAIREMNHIWEQGGAYALLGPSGCGKSTLLNIISGLLSPSEGQVMFDSKVVNDLTPERRNIAQVFQFPVVYDTMTVFDNLAFPLRNQGMAEAKIHTKVQEIAEVLDLQILLDKKARNLTADEKQKVSMGRGLVRDDVSAILFDEPLTVIDPHLKWKLRRKLKQIHEQFNITMVYVTHDQLEASTFADKIAVMYGGQIVQFGTPRELFERPSHTFVGYFIGSPGMNLIEVTAQTGGVGFASTHLPLSETLQRGIAQAEGKSLKVGIRPEFVHVWDGPYDDAMRADVVHVEDLGTYKILTLNLDGAPIKVRLAEDKPVPEGTAYISFPGQWLMVYADEYLLEPLSEVQP
- a CDS encoding AzlD family protein translates to MNIDTADHGTLIIILIMAIVTLATRWGGVFVMSFVPINYRVQQFITAMSGSVLVAVLAPLAIEGDNGARLALLTTAIIMVIVKKPLPAIAAGILAAALVRQF
- a CDS encoding PACE efflux transporter, with amino-acid sequence MQGTNRRILQAVLYETGGVLFVAPALALTYDQGMGYSTLLSLVISAVALAWNMLFNGLFEWWERHQRSRHRNWIRRLFHSLGFEGGLTLILTPVIGAWLGISLWMALMTNLGLFVFFFFYSLVFQWGFDRVFDVPLSAQSAQGPVSNGP
- a CDS encoding MFS transporter, which produces MRKDYLAFFISMFLSRLADQILLFIVPLIVFQTTHSVSWAGLAFFVESLPRFLSFPICGALCDKFSPIRILHISQVYRAVICIAAVVLFMIFGGIYWIVALSAVCGVLTTQGIMAREVVMPYIFKHYTYTKTLSYSQIADQTGLVLGPLIAALMLEVWAWHWVVLAIAGLFLLADLAMLFWQRASAVTLETFEQHHDVWLNPLRIAFGHIRNLAELKKIIGLAVGVNLIIGVTLATSAAMVIGEYSAGKDYYAWLQAAGAVTTILILFFLARVTLPLRVLGSLSYTLIAAGAFITAFSPTLWGYLVGFLLIVGFDKMFNVYMRSIRQQVIPAKDFGKTVGVITLLNNLSQPFAGLLIALLAAPVGTQQVILLLALATSLIGITVVVVFSKTAGLPEGYGADTDG
- a CDS encoding AzlC family ABC transporter permease, with product MSNVESRLHELKLNHIYDGFKQLLPISLFVVVFGVAFGLAAAQSGLSDVSAVLMSTLVFAGASQFAALDLWGQQVPVVPLMITVFAINARHLLMGATLYPWLRELPVAKRYGVMLVVSDANWAMAMQAFSRGKPGLGLLFGGGIALWVAWILGSWLGLHFGSAIEDPVSFGLDMVMGCFLLAMVVGGKKNLRMLIIWTVAACSSLLAYWYLPANSHVVVGALAGGILGALWMEKKQ
- a CDS encoding Lrp/AsnC family transcriptional regulator produces the protein MTGFDRIDRRILQELATDARQTNVKLAERVGLSASACLRRVQELERSGVITGYRAVIDRSRLGAGFVVYVAVGLSNHTKDCLEAFERAVSRCPDVVEFHTITGAIEYLLRVEVEDIRSYKTFHTDVLGTLPHVSSITSYIVMDSPKNERP
- a CDS encoding ABC transporter ATP-binding protein, with amino-acid sequence MSLTLEHICRTVEGQTWIDDANLSFEPGSFNVLLGRTLSGKTSLMRLMAGLDKPDSGRILMNGVDVTQRPVRLRNVSMVYQQFINYPTMTVFENIASPLRQAGVSNEVIQSKVLETAKMLRIEKFLQRYPLELSGGQQQRTAMARALVKDAELILFDEPLVNLDYKLREELRQEMRELFQARHTIAVYATTEPNEALALGGTTTILHEGRVIQSGKSASVYHQPQTVLAAELFSEPPINLMPGRIAGNEVSFANFVHFPLNVDLRPVGEGEFRFGVRPSHISLVPSNDDDLELAVTVEVAEISGSETFLHVRNEHFLLVLHLSGVHEYDVDEPIRIYIPTHKLFVFDAQGKLVQAPGQRIARVA
- a CDS encoding sigma-54-dependent Fis family transcriptional regulator; the protein is MAAPAPALSHDAIIQASWSRCRAFGLNHQSVPAFDQLPAEGIARLLESQHSLVQTTHQEVLPYYENILSNSNCLIMLADNQGQVLTSWGTQRFIEPKLAHGFSAGASWMERSSGTNAIGTALACEQAVHIEHDEHFLKANRFMTGSAAPIFDAERKVIAVLDVSSDSYLPPSHTLGMVKMMSQTVENRLILNLFRGEHFQLTFNTGLNNLDSQWAGLLIFDETGQVLSANRRADNLLGLRLSRVSIESLFKVSLLELQNQPDGLPFALQASGSNRFQCLLKRPQQVTVKARVFSEPAPSSAPAANVISLNTLHFGDSRVEKAVRQAERLLEKDIPLLIHGETGVGKEVFVKALHQASSRSKQPFIAVNCAAIPAELVESELFGYEKGAFTGANQKGSIGLIRKADRGTLFLDEIGDMPLPTQARLLRVLQERCVQPVGSAELFPVDIRIISATNRSLREQVQLGRFREDLYYRIGGLTLELPPLRERNDKQALFKRLWEHHREPTQWAGLSREVLDLFERHPWPGNLRQVSSVLQVALAMAEEQPIRAEHLPDDFFIDLEMEPVETPEPLTVDLNDVENLNRQLQAVGGNISHLARRLGVSRNTLYKRLRQLEN
- a CDS encoding anti-virulence regulator CigR family protein; the encoded protein is MFKSRSLIVAVTCFALVAGATAVVANPGNDKGNAKFDQGQGQGSKGGQGNKGGQGNPGNNQGGKGNQGGKGNPSGGGGDWHNGPSIDRGGVLGLISGHRDYWSPGPPLPPGIQKNLARGKPLPPGIAKKLDGRLLGRLPHYDGYEWQQVGTDLILVAIATGIIYEVLNGAFD